In one window of Saprospiraceae bacterium DNA:
- the atpA gene encoding F0F1 ATP synthase subunit alpha: MADVRPEEISAILKQQLSGFGADTNLEEVGTVLQVGDGIARVYGLNRAQSGELVEFENGTRAIVLNLEEDNVGVVLMGSSDGVREGSVVKRTGQIASIEVGEEFVGRVVNPLGQPIDGKGPIGGKKYEMPLERKAPGVIYRQPVNEPLQTGVKAIDAMIPIGRGQRELIIGDRQVGKTAIAVDTIINQKEFYDRGEPVYCIYVACGQKASTVAQVARTLEEYGAMPYTVIVSASASDPAPLQFYAPFAGAAIGEFFRDTGRPALIIYDDLSKQAVAYREASLLLRRPPGREAYPGDVFYLHSRLLERAAKINQTQEVAEAMNDLPPSLVKAGLVKGGGSLTALPIIETQAGDVSAYIPTNVISITDGQIFLESNLFNSGVRPAINVGISVSRVGGNAQIKSMKKIAGTLKLDQAQYRELEAFAKFGSDLDAATQAVLSKGARNVEILKQPQYSPVPVEKQVAIIYLGTNNLLRDVPLDKVQEFEHLFLERMESKLPDVLEEFRKGKLEDASLAKVRELAADLAAGYRKN; this comes from the coding sequence ATGGCAGACGTCAGACCGGAAGAAATCTCCGCGATATTGAAACAGCAACTGTCCGGCTTCGGGGCCGACACTAACCTCGAAGAAGTCGGCACTGTGCTGCAAGTGGGCGACGGTATCGCCCGCGTCTATGGCCTCAACCGCGCTCAGTCCGGTGAACTGGTCGAATTTGAAAACGGCACCCGCGCTATCGTGCTCAACCTCGAAGAAGACAACGTGGGCGTGGTACTCATGGGCTCGTCCGACGGCGTGCGCGAAGGCTCGGTCGTGAAACGCACCGGCCAAATCGCCTCCATCGAAGTCGGCGAAGAATTCGTCGGCCGCGTCGTCAACCCGCTCGGCCAGCCGATTGACGGCAAAGGCCCCATCGGTGGCAAGAAGTACGAAATGCCGTTGGAGCGTAAAGCACCCGGCGTGATTTATCGTCAGCCAGTGAACGAGCCGCTGCAAACCGGCGTAAAAGCCATTGACGCGATGATTCCCATCGGTCGTGGCCAGCGCGAACTCATCATCGGCGACCGTCAGGTGGGCAAAACCGCCATCGCCGTTGACACCATTATTAACCAGAAAGAATTTTATGACCGCGGCGAGCCGGTTTACTGCATTTACGTCGCTTGCGGCCAAAAGGCTTCGACGGTGGCGCAAGTCGCCCGCACGCTGGAAGAATACGGCGCGATGCCTTACACGGTTATCGTGTCGGCTTCGGCTTCCGACCCGGCTCCGTTGCAGTTTTACGCGCCTTTTGCCGGCGCTGCCATTGGCGAGTTTTTCCGCGACACAGGCCGTCCCGCGCTGATTATCTACGACGATTTGTCGAAACAAGCCGTCGCTTACCGCGAGGCATCGCTCTTGCTCCGCCGCCCCCCGGGCCGCGAGGCTTACCCCGGCGACGTGTTCTACCTCCACAGCCGCCTGCTCGAACGCGCCGCTAAAATCAACCAGACGCAGGAAGTGGCTGAGGCCATGAACGACCTTCCCCCCAGCCTCGTGAAAGCAGGTTTGGTGAAAGGCGGCGGTTCGCTCACAGCCTTGCCCATCATCGAGACGCAGGCGGGCGACGTGTCGGCCTACATCCCGACCAACGTGATTTCCATCACCGACGGCCAAATCTTCCTAGAATCCAACCTCTTCAACTCTGGGGTGCGCCCGGCCATCAACGTCGGTATCTCCGTGAGCCGCGTGGGTGGTAACGCGCAAATCAAGTCCATGAAGAAAATCGCTGGCACGCTCAAACTCGACCAAGCGCAGTATCGCGAATTGGAGGCTTTTGCAAAATTTGGCTCCGACCTCGACGCTGCCACACAAGCCGTTTTGTCGAAAGGCGCGCGCAACGTGGAGATTTTGAAACAGCCGCAATACAGCCCGGTCCCCGTGGAAAAACAGGTTGCCATCATCTACCTCGGCACCAACAACCTCCTCCGCGACGTACCGCTCGACAAAGTGCAGGAATTTGAACATCTCTTCCTCGAACGCATGGAGAGCAAACTCCCCGACGTGCTGGAAGAATTCCGCAAAGGCAAACTCGAAGATGCCAGCCTCGCCAAAGTGCGCGAACTGGCAGCCGATTTGGCGGCAGGGTACAGGAAAAATTGA
- the atpF gene encoding F0F1 ATP synthase subunit B, whose product MLFLADFNVLKPEPGLLVWTLIIFGIFWFLMSRFAFKPIGAALKQRETDIQNALDEAKKAREEMANLQAENEKLLQQAREERTQMLKEAKEAAEEYRTEKKAQADQEYRRKVESALMDIENQKQAAIVALQNQAGQLAVEIAEKVLRKELADKAAQEAYAKNLVETIKLN is encoded by the coding sequence ATGTTGTTTCTGGCAGATTTCAACGTACTCAAGCCCGAACCGGGTCTCTTGGTTTGGACGCTCATCATTTTCGGCATATTCTGGTTCTTGATGAGCCGTTTCGCGTTCAAACCTATCGGTGCGGCGCTCAAACAACGCGAGACCGATATCCAAAACGCACTCGACGAGGCCAAAAAGGCCCGCGAAGAAATGGCCAACTTGCAAGCAGAGAACGAAAAGCTGTTGCAGCAAGCACGCGAAGAGCGCACCCAGATGCTCAAGGAAGCCAAAGAGGCCGCCGAGGAATACAGAACGGAAAAGAAGGCGCAGGCCGACCAAGAGTACAGGCGCAAAGTGGAAAGCGCCTTGATGGACATTGAAAACCAAAAGCAGGCCGCCATCGTCGCGCTCCAAAACCAGGCAGGCCAACTTGCCGTCGAGATTGCCGAAAAAGTGCTCCGCAAAGAGCTGGCCGACAAAGCCGCCCAGGAAGCCTATGCGAAGAACTTGGTCGAAACTATAAAATTGAACTGA
- the ribA gene encoding GTP cyclohydrolase II, protein MQRQAEAPIPTRHGHFSMVAYAEKNTERMPHIAFIAEGFDPTRPVPVRIHSECMTGDVFGSRRCDCGEQLETSLHIAAERGGVVIYLRQEGRGIGLINKLKAYNLQDLGLNTAEANTHLGFDVDARQYDAAIFILQDLGIEAVELITNNPAKVEALRRSPIRVVGRIPLVIPPHDDSRHYLKTKQELMGHLLGL, encoded by the coding sequence ATGCAACGACAAGCAGAAGCGCCGATTCCCACTCGTCACGGTCATTTCAGCATGGTGGCATACGCTGAAAAAAACACGGAGCGGATGCCACACATAGCGTTCATCGCCGAGGGCTTCGACCCCACGCGCCCCGTGCCCGTGCGCATCCACTCCGAGTGCATGACCGGCGATGTGTTTGGTTCCCGGCGCTGCGATTGCGGAGAACAACTGGAAACCTCGCTCCACATTGCAGCGGAACGCGGAGGCGTGGTCATCTACCTCCGCCAAGAAGGCCGCGGCATTGGCCTCATCAACAAGCTCAAAGCTTACAACCTGCAAGACCTTGGCCTCAACACGGCTGAAGCCAACACGCATCTTGGCTTCGACGTGGATGCTCGACAGTACGACGCCGCGATATTCATCCTGCAAGACCTCGGTATAGAGGCCGTGGAACTCATCACGAACAATCCAGCCAAAGTGGAGGCTCTGCGTCGCTCTCCTATCCGAGTGGTAGGGCGCATTCCGCTCGTCATCCCGCCGCACGACGACAGCCGCCATTATCTCAAAACCAAACAGGAGTTGATGGGCCACCTTCTGGGACTTTGA
- the atpG gene encoding ATP synthase F1 subunit gamma produces the protein MAGGLKEVRERIKSVINTQQITKAMKMVSAAKLRKAQNAIVQVRPYADRLNRMLSNILSNLDGDASTSFGKAREVKNTLVVVMTSNRGLCGAFNTNICKEASALISEKYGKQRRDGNVTVLFIGKKGYDWFRRRFRDLNLVADYIPVYDNPAYENVSAVARKLMNEFSSGKYDAVDVVYGRFKNAATTFPTSEQWLPVPKMEVPAGGKQKKADYIFEPDQQSLLETLVPSILQLTFHKCLLDTQASEHGSRMTAMDKATDNAEELLKTLRINYNKARQEAITTELGEIVGGAAALEG, from the coding sequence ATGGCTGGCGGTTTAAAAGAAGTACGCGAACGAATCAAGTCGGTTATCAACACGCAGCAAATCACGAAAGCCATGAAAATGGTGTCGGCTGCGAAGTTGCGAAAAGCGCAAAACGCCATCGTGCAGGTGCGTCCCTATGCTGACCGCTTGAACCGGATGCTCTCCAACATACTCTCCAACCTCGACGGCGACGCTTCCACGAGTTTCGGGAAAGCCCGCGAGGTGAAAAACACCCTCGTCGTCGTGATGACCTCCAATCGCGGTCTCTGCGGAGCGTTTAACACGAATATTTGCAAAGAAGCCTCGGCGCTCATTTCGGAAAAATACGGCAAACAGCGCCGCGACGGCAACGTGACGGTTTTGTTCATCGGGAAAAAAGGCTACGACTGGTTCCGCCGCCGTTTCCGCGATTTGAACCTCGTGGCCGACTATATTCCGGTGTACGACAACCCGGCTTATGAAAACGTGAGCGCCGTCGCCCGCAAACTTATGAACGAGTTTTCCTCCGGCAAATACGATGCGGTGGATGTGGTGTATGGCCGTTTCAAAAACGCCGCCACGACTTTCCCGACTTCCGAGCAGTGGCTTCCGGTACCCAAGATGGAGGTTCCGGCTGGCGGCAAACAGAAGAAAGCCGACTACATCTTCGAGCCAGACCAGCAGTCTTTGCTGGAAACCCTCGTGCCGAGCATCCTCCAACTGACTTTCCACAAATGTTTGTTGGACACGCAGGCCTCCGAACACGGCTCGCGTATGACTGCGATGGACAAAGCGACCGACAACGCGGAAGAATTGCTCAAAACACTGCGTATCAACTACAACAAAGCGCGTCAGGAAGCCATCACGACCGAACTGGGCGAGATTGTGGGCGGCGCGGCGGCACTCGAAGGATAG
- a CDS encoding PKD domain-containing protein, with the protein MDLIFQLPIRYFIPLLLLGSIRLSAQSICINPTQIDSSVGCPAVFDPVCGCDGVTYPNSCVAEKYAGVTLWSPGICPPSPEGCSYEVSYVLNGTALSAQLTPPIPDPPFFFFVIWSLDGGEVTGNGMEFVHLFDEPGRHVLCATYPTGDFAPIHCTVCKAFEVSALCVDVTKIDSTLCPDDGYVPVCGCDGITYNNACEAEYWAGITSWVPGVCGSVCNNLLVDFEGFNSGGSLTVWTFNDLSAFANGGQITSWYWDFGNGQTSFEQNPTLNFMETGEYTVCLTVSGTANDGTQCGASFCKKINVNEQLCYDSTLIDPTVLCPAVYAPVCGCDGNTYPNDCVAQFYHGITTWKPGICPGDCLHPGWIDTLAPCIEIYDPVCGCDNVTYDNECYALAHGVTAWKKGLCSVNPECKAYFTATLLPDRTLLLVDSSYNAESWHLTFGDGNAQGGGFDTLYYVYDAPGIYQICLEISNFAGTCTDKYCAVADFSASASAEPGRLVEVAVRPNPARDVALVRLKGALPHHAALFDVFGKLMWEQSVAVSEFEVSVADLPAGVYFLNMDTEWGRVVRKVAVQR; encoded by the coding sequence ATGGATTTGATTTTCCAATTGCCGATTCGCTATTTTATCCCGCTCTTGCTGCTCGGCAGCATCCGACTGAGTGCCCAAAGCATTTGCATAAACCCCACGCAGATTGACTCCTCCGTTGGTTGCCCAGCTGTTTTCGACCCTGTGTGTGGTTGCGACGGCGTGACTTATCCCAACTCCTGCGTGGCAGAGAAATACGCCGGCGTCACGCTTTGGTCGCCGGGTATTTGCCCGCCGTCGCCAGAGGGGTGCTCGTATGAAGTCAGTTATGTGTTGAACGGAACGGCCCTTAGCGCCCAACTTACCCCACCCATCCCTGACCCGCCTTTTTTCTTTTTCGTGATTTGGTCGCTCGACGGCGGCGAGGTGACGGGCAACGGGATGGAGTTTGTCCATTTATTCGACGAACCGGGACGTCACGTCTTGTGCGCAACATACCCGACGGGGGATTTCGCACCTATCCATTGCACGGTTTGCAAAGCTTTCGAGGTAAGTGCCTTGTGCGTGGATGTTACCAAAATAGACTCCACCCTTTGCCCCGACGATGGCTATGTGCCTGTGTGTGGCTGCGATGGCATCACTTACAACAATGCTTGCGAGGCAGAATATTGGGCGGGCATCACGTCATGGGTGCCGGGGGTATGCGGCAGTGTTTGCAACAATTTACTCGTTGATTTTGAAGGATTTAATTCCGGTGGTTCGCTTACGGTTTGGACTTTTAATGATTTATCAGCATTTGCCAATGGCGGCCAAATCACCAGCTGGTATTGGGATTTCGGCAATGGTCAGACCTCATTCGAACAAAACCCCACACTCAATTTTATGGAAACCGGCGAATACACGGTGTGCTTGACGGTTTCGGGCACCGCGAATGACGGGACCCAATGCGGTGCCAGTTTTTGCAAAAAAATCAACGTCAATGAGCAATTATGCTACGACTCCACGCTGATAGACCCCACCGTGCTTTGTCCGGCGGTGTACGCTCCCGTGTGTGGATGCGATGGGAACACTTACCCGAACGATTGTGTGGCGCAGTTTTATCATGGCATCACGACATGGAAACCCGGCATTTGCCCCGGCGATTGCCTCCACCCCGGATGGATTGACACCCTCGCCCCCTGCATCGAGATTTACGACCCAGTATGTGGCTGCGACAATGTGACTTACGACAACGAGTGTTACGCGCTTGCGCACGGTGTCACTGCTTGGAAGAAGGGCTTGTGCAGCGTCAACCCGGAATGTAAGGCTTATTTCACGGCAACGCTGCTGCCCGACCGCACCCTGTTGCTTGTGGACTCGTCGTACAATGCCGAATCGTGGCACCTCACCTTTGGCGATGGCAACGCGCAAGGCGGCGGTTTCGACACGCTTTATTATGTGTATGATGCGCCTGGCATTTATCAAATTTGTCTGGAAATCAGCAACTTCGCTGGCACTTGCACCGACAAGTATTGCGCGGTTGCCGATTTTAGCGCCAGTGCGTCAGCGGAGCCGGGCCGACTTGTGGAGGTCGCCGTGAGGCCGAATCCCGCGCGCGACGTGGCGCTGGTGCGGCTCAAAGGGGCGCTGCCGCACCATGCTGCCTTGTTTGATGTGTTTGGGAAATTGATGTGGGAGCAAAGTGTCGCCGTGTCGGAGTTTGAGGTTTCGGTCGCCGATTTGCCCGCGGGCGTTTATTTCCTCAATATGGACACGGAATGGGGCAGGGTGGTGCGCAAGGTGGCCGTGCAGCGGTGA
- a CDS encoding ester cyclase, whose translation MKNFQLLLALPISLFLFCQCAASKKLDLAQKNAETVRIWFEEGWNKKQNEALIERVFAPDWTDGNPIRSNQVDGHEGIRQMVHFYELAFDDTHFTITHLFANERYVAIRYDVEANHVGPAFGILPTGKHFTSSGIVIYEMEKGKIKRTWQELDLMGIIKQLKTEGE comes from the coding sequence ATGAAAAACTTCCAATTATTGCTCGCCCTCCCCATTTCGCTTTTTCTTTTTTGTCAATGCGCCGCATCCAAAAAACTTGATTTGGCGCAAAAAAACGCAGAAACCGTCCGAATCTGGTTTGAGGAAGGTTGGAACAAAAAGCAAAACGAGGCGCTTATCGAGCGCGTGTTCGCTCCCGACTGGACCGACGGCAACCCCATCCGCTCCAACCAAGTGGACGGTCACGAGGGCATCCGCCAAATGGTGCACTTCTATGAGCTGGCCTTCGACGACACGCACTTCACCATCACCCACCTTTTTGCCAACGAGCGCTATGTGGCTATCCGCTACGACGTGGAGGCCAACCACGTTGGCCCTGCTTTCGGCATCTTGCCGACAGGAAAGCACTTCACCTCCTCGGGCATCGTCATCTACGAAATGGAAAAAGGAAAAATCAAACGCACTTGGCAGGAACTCGATTTGATGGGAATTATTAAGCAATTGAAGACGGAAGGAGAGTAG
- the atpH gene encoding ATP synthase F1 subunit delta: protein MVVRHEQPTTNNEQRTTNNEQQTTNNQQQTTSNEQQTTNNQQRTTNNQQPATNNKQRTTSNQQQTTSNEQQTTNNKQRTTSNQQRTTKMSVTRIASRYAKSLLDLAVEQGKLEKVSADMNTLGAAVKSRDLYLFLKSPIIHADKKNAALDAIFKDKLDSLTLAYLHLLVNKGREAYVPEIAAAFIAQYKSLKKITTVKVTTASPLSDAVLADLKKKLLESGATAENLDIETTVAPELIGGFVLEFDHKRYDASVAHKLDELRASFSKNLYVKEF from the coding sequence TTGGTTGTTCGTCACGAACAACCAACAACAAACAACGAACAACGAACAACGAACAACGAACAACAAACAACGAACAACCAGCAACAAACAACCAGCAACGAACAACAAACAACCAACAACCAGCAACGAACAACAAACAACCAACAACCAGCAACGAACAACAAACAACGAACAACCAGCAACCAACAACAAACAACCAGCAACGAACAACAAACAACGAACAACAAACAACGAACAACCAGCAACCAACAACGAACAACGAAAATGTCCGTCACTCGCATCGCATCCCGCTACGCCAAGTCGCTGCTCGACCTTGCTGTTGAGCAAGGCAAACTGGAGAAAGTGTCCGCCGACATGAACACCTTGGGTGCCGCCGTGAAGAGCCGCGACCTCTACCTGTTCCTGAAAAGCCCCATCATTCACGCCGACAAAAAGAACGCGGCGCTGGATGCCATTTTCAAAGACAAATTGGACAGCCTCACACTGGCCTATCTGCACCTGCTCGTCAACAAAGGTCGAGAAGCTTACGTCCCCGAAATCGCGGCGGCTTTCATCGCTCAATACAAGAGCCTGAAAAAAATCACCACCGTCAAAGTGACGACTGCTTCGCCCCTGAGCGACGCGGTGCTGGCGGATTTGAAAAAGAAACTGCTCGAAAGCGGCGCTACCGCCGAAAATCTCGACATAGAAACCACCGTGGCCCCAGAACTCATCGGCGGATTCGTGCTGGAGTTCGACCATAAACGGTACGATGCCTCCGTCGCCCACAAGTTGGACGAACTGCGGGCTTCGTTCTCGAAAAACCTTTACGTCAAAGAGTTTTAA
- the atpE gene encoding ATP synthase F0 subunit C yields MYAAIGAGLAVIGAGLGIGQIGGKAVEGIARQPEAAGDIRANMILTAALVEGAALVAMVLSFFVAAPGVQ; encoded by the coding sequence ATGTACGCAGCAATTGGTGCAGGCCTCGCAGTAATCGGCGCAGGTCTCGGTATCGGCCAAATCGGTGGCAAAGCAGTTGAGGGCATCGCCCGTCAGCCCGAAGCAGCTGGCGACATCCGCGCTAACATGATTCTCACAGCCGCTCTCGTGGAGGGCGCTGCGTTGGTCGCGATGGTGTTGTCGTTCTTCGTTGCCGCTCCCGGTGTTCAGTAA
- a CDS encoding sigma-70 family RNA polymerase sigma factor — translation MLKFLRPSTPEHYTDEQLLAEYVRNGSSRHLGQLYERYMPMVYGVCLKILKDPSKAEDAVMNIYEELTRKAKEHEIESFRGWLYVLARNHCLMEWRKHQRRPTDLHDDMSRHDAVEQAFTYELPKNGTPLEKCLDELPAHQRKSVEWFYFEEKSYKEIANIIAEDVGKVRSYIQNGRRNLKICLEKAGVRGVIGDE, via the coding sequence ATGCTGAAATTTCTCCGCCCAAGTACACCCGAACATTACACCGACGAGCAGTTGCTGGCCGAGTATGTCCGCAACGGCTCGTCGCGGCATTTGGGCCAACTCTATGAGCGCTACATGCCGATGGTCTATGGCGTGTGTCTGAAAATACTCAAAGACCCCAGCAAGGCCGAAGACGCTGTGATGAACATTTACGAGGAACTCACGCGGAAGGCGAAGGAGCACGAAATCGAGTCGTTCAGAGGCTGGCTCTATGTGCTGGCACGCAACCACTGCCTAATGGAATGGCGCAAACACCAGCGCCGACCCACCGATTTGCACGACGACATGAGCCGCCACGACGCGGTAGAGCAAGCCTTCACCTACGAGCTGCCCAAAAACGGCACACCCTTGGAAAAGTGTCTCGATGAACTGCCGGCCCATCAGCGCAAAAGTGTGGAGTGGTTTTATTTTGAGGAAAAATCTTACAAGGAAATCGCCAACATCATTGCCGAAGATGTGGGTAAAGTGCGCTCCTACATTCAAAATGGACGACGCAACCTGAAAATTTGCCTTGAAAAAGCAGGAGTCAGAGGCGTAATTGGTGATGAATGA
- a CDS encoding class I tRNA ligase family protein — protein MIQGRSNFVFRAKESFFEQYLNLKVLKPFFAEYGPMRIAKTEVEDSFKYDYAFGTNDLVIEVTSWKQEEKIERVRKTAHGDGKRLMVLYSETLIDHINEPEVIAEKVRQALESRENFIADLERPVCEQLFVSQSLLYKYHPDSFTKLHVDVGVVEADVLNLEKARRLPMFEKANFKLDPDKKYICAWEVEKMSKSKFNVVNPDDVVAEYGADCFRMFEMFLGPITDAKPWNTQGITGVSGFLKKFWRLFFSGKDGAFSVTEDAPTAEELRALHHCIKKVTDDVERMSMNTCVSHFMIATNDLHRLNCTKRAILEPLVVMLAPFGPHIAEELWHRLGHATTVCDATWPTHNEEYLKSDTKEYPIQINGKLRATVTLPTDVSKEDAEKAALALEQVQKWLDGQAPKKVVFVPGRMINVVV, from the coding sequence ATGATTCAGGGGCGCTCCAACTTTGTCTTCCGCGCCAAAGAGTCATTTTTTGAGCAATACCTGAATTTGAAAGTGCTCAAGCCCTTTTTTGCCGAATATGGCCCGATGCGCATCGCCAAAACAGAAGTGGAAGACAGCTTCAAGTACGACTACGCCTTTGGCACCAACGATTTGGTCATAGAAGTCACTTCTTGGAAGCAAGAGGAAAAAATAGAGCGTGTGCGCAAAACGGCTCACGGCGATGGCAAACGACTCATGGTGCTGTACTCCGAAACGTTGATTGACCATATCAACGAGCCAGAAGTAATAGCGGAAAAAGTGCGTCAGGCACTCGAAAGCCGCGAGAACTTCATTGCTGACTTGGAGCGCCCGGTGTGCGAGCAACTGTTTGTCTCGCAGAGCCTGCTCTACAAGTACCACCCCGACTCCTTCACCAAACTCCATGTGGATGTGGGAGTGGTGGAGGCCGACGTGCTCAATTTGGAAAAGGCCCGACGGTTGCCGATGTTTGAAAAGGCCAACTTCAAACTCGACCCCGACAAAAAATACATCTGCGCATGGGAAGTGGAAAAAATGTCGAAGTCGAAGTTCAATGTCGTCAACCCCGACGACGTGGTGGCTGAATACGGTGCCGACTGCTTCCGAATGTTCGAGATGTTCCTCGGCCCCATCACCGACGCAAAGCCGTGGAACACGCAGGGCATCACAGGGGTGTCTGGTTTTTTGAAAAAATTCTGGAGGCTGTTCTTCAGCGGAAAAGACGGTGCATTCAGTGTCACGGAAGATGCCCCTACCGCCGAGGAACTGCGGGCGCTGCACCATTGCATCAAAAAAGTGACCGACGATGTGGAGCGCATGAGTATGAACACCTGTGTCAGTCATTTCATGATAGCTACCAACGACCTGCACCGCCTCAACTGCACCAAACGCGCCATTTTAGAGCCGCTCGTCGTCATGCTGGCCCCCTTCGGCCCCCACATTGCCGAGGAACTCTGGCATCGCCTTGGCCACGCCACCACCGTCTGCGATGCGACTTGGCCCACCCACAACGAGGAATACCTGAAGTCGGACACCAAGGAGTACCCTATCCAAATCAACGGCAAGCTGCGCGCTACCGTCACGCTGCCCACCGACGTGTCGAAAGAAGATGCCGAAAAGGCAGCGCTCGCACTGGAGCAGGTGCAAAAATGGCTGGATGGCCAAGCGCCCAAAAAAGTCGTCTTCGTACCAGGGCGCATGATAAATGTGGTGGTGTGA
- a CDS encoding TonB family protein, protein MQQNDARFLELLRRWQSGDFNRADERELNALVATDDFRREAMEGFMSASETAHEERLAHLQLRLHERAGRSTGGQVIALPQVLAAAAALIILLVAIIFFPKWNTNGKGETIAQTKAENERPASESDALVLEAPSGEDIAATLPSAKPAPSISGPSERAYRDRAAAPSGAGAVVADAAVAKETQELSEEALQPSPMAAPPPVTNIPATRSESVNKANPSLGNDSPSGGAAPGRVMDTPKLKKSEAPAPAARADDKTWHETDKKPDMDAEKKAAATQLPRESEPAGGWEAFREYLRQNARLTAEARNNNVSGAVLVEFSVNANGEPQGFVVRRSLGYGCDQEAVRLIKNWEWVRGERPTVQVEIPFVR, encoded by the coding sequence GTGCAACAAAACGACGCGCGTTTTCTCGAGTTGCTCCGGCGCTGGCAAAGCGGTGATTTTAACCGGGCCGACGAACGAGAACTGAACGCGCTGGTCGCCACCGACGACTTCCGCCGGGAGGCCATGGAAGGGTTCATGTCAGCATCCGAGACCGCTCACGAAGAGCGTTTGGCGCATCTGCAACTCCGTTTGCACGAACGTGCCGGGCGCAGCACGGGCGGCCAGGTCATCGCTTTGCCGCAAGTATTGGCCGCTGCTGCCGCATTGATTATTTTGCTCGTAGCCATCATATTTTTCCCCAAATGGAACACCAACGGCAAGGGTGAAACCATTGCCCAAACAAAAGCGGAAAACGAGCGCCCCGCGTCCGAATCCGATGCGCTCGTTCTCGAAGCCCCCAGTGGCGAAGACATCGCGGCTACGCTCCCCTCTGCGAAGCCCGCTCCATCCATTAGTGGGCCAAGCGAACGTGCCTACCGCGACCGGGCAGCAGCCCCCTCCGGTGCCGGTGCAGTAGTAGCCGATGCGGCTGTTGCAAAAGAAACACAAGAATTGAGTGAAGAAGCCCTACAGCCCAGCCCTATGGCTGCGCCCCCACCAGTGACCAATATACCAGCGACGCGCTCTGAATCGGTCAACAAAGCTAATCCATCTCTTGGGAACGACTCTCCATCAGGTGGTGCGGCCCCCGGTCGCGTCATGGATACCCCCAAATTAAAAAAATCGGAAGCGCCTGCTCCTGCTGCCCGTGCCGACGACAAGACTTGGCACGAAACGGATAAAAAACCCGACATGGATGCCGAAAAAAAGGCTGCCGCCACACAGCTGCCGCGTGAGAGCGAGCCTGCGGGCGGTTGGGAAGCCTTCCGGGAATATCTGCGTCAAAATGCCCGACTTACCGCTGAGGCTCGCAACAACAACGTGAGTGGCGCGGTGCTCGTGGAATTCAGCGTCAATGCCAACGGCGAACCACAGGGGTTTGTGGTGCGGCGCTCCCTCGGCTACGGTTGCGACCAAGAAGCCGTCCGGCTGATAAAAAACTGGGAGTGGGTGCGCGGCGAGCGACCGACAGTTCAGGTGGAGATTCCATTCGTTCGATGA